A segment of the Leclercia adecarboxylata genome:
CCCTAATTTAACTAATGGTTAGTAAAAATTTAACTTTTCTGTAACTTAATTACGGCTTGAAGTGTAAAGTTCGCTTCAGAAGGGCAAAAAAGTGGTCGGATGAGTAGTAAAATTACAGCCAAAGCGTTACTATTTTCCTCAGATAACCAGTTTTAACTTTCCGGAGAGGGTTTCCGGCCAGAGAAAGGGGAGAAAATGATGGAATTTTACAAAGCGTATCCGGCACATATCGTTTTTATTCGCCGCACTTTCGCTGTGATAGCGGGTGTTCTGGCGTTACCTGTGATGCTTTTCTGGAAAGAACGCGCTCGTTTTTATAGCTATCTGCATCGCGTCTGGGCTAAAACCAGCGATAAACCGGTGTGGATGGATCAGGCTGAAAAAGCCACTTGTGATTTTTATTAAATTTTAAGAAAGACTACACACAGCACCT
Coding sequences within it:
- a CDS encoding YbfA family protein, with translation MEFYKAYPAHIVFIRRTFAVIAGVLALPVMLFWKERARFYSYLHRVWAKTSDKPVWMDQAEKATCDFY